In the Nodosilinea sp. FACHB-141 genome, CAGTGGGCATTGTGGGTCTCGGGTTGAACCTGCGGGCCTACGACTTTGTGTCCCAGGAGATTCGGGCGGCAGAAGACCCAGAGTTTGAGACCTTCTACACCAAGAACATCTTGTTGAACGAAGGCATTCGGGCCTGGATGGCACCGACTGACCAGCCCCATGAGAAGTTTGTATTCCCCGAAGAGGTACTCCCCCGTGGTAACGCTCTCTAGCAACTCGTATATTGCTGGGCGCGACCAAGAATCCACCGGCTTTGCCTGGTGGTCTGGTAACGCTCGTTTGATCAACCTATCCGGCAAGCTGTTGGGTGCCCACGTGGCCCACTCCGGTCTGATTGTGTTCTGGGCCGGGGCTATGACCCTGTTTGAAGTAGCCCACTTTGTTCCTGACAAGCCTCTGTATGAGCAGGGCTTTATTCTGCTACCCCACCTGGCCACTTTGGGCTGGGGTGTGGGTCCTGGTGGTGAAGTAATCAACACCTTCCCTTATTTCGTTGTCGGTGTGCTGCACCTGATTTCGTCGGCGGTGCTGGGTCTCGGTGGTATCTATCACGCCCTGCGCGGTCCCGAGGTGCTGGAAGAGTACTCTTCCTTCTTCGGCTACGACTGGAAAGACAAGAACCAGATGACCAACATCATCGGCTACCACCTCATCCTGCTGGGTTGCGGTGCGCTGCTGCTGGTTCTGAAGGCTTGTGTGTTCGGTGGTGTCTACGACACTTGGGCACCGGGCGGTGGCGATGTCCGCATCATCACCAACCCGACCCTAAACCCCGCTGTGATCTTTGGTTACCTATTGGGTTCTCCCTTTGGTGGCGACGGCTGGATTGTCGGCGTCAACAACATGGAAGACATCATCGGCGGCCACATCTGGGTTGGCTTGATCTGCATTGCTGGCGGCATTTGGCACATTCTCACCAAGCCCTTCGGCTGGGCCCGCCGTGCTCTGATCTGGTCTGGTGAAGCCTACCTGTCGTACAGCCTGGGCGCTCTGTCCCTGATGGGCTTTATCGCCTCCTGCTACGTATGGTTCAACAACACTGCTTATCCCTCTGAGTTCTACGGTCCCACCAACGCCGAGTCTTCACAGGCTCAGGCCATGACCTTCCTGGTGCGCGACATGCGCTTGGGTGCCAACATCGGCGCGGCCCAAGGCCCCACTGGTCTGGGTAAGTACCTGATGCGCTCCCCCACGGGTGAGATCATCTTCGGTGGTGAGACCATGCGCTTCTGGGACTTCCAAGGTCCTTGGTTGGAGCCCCTGCGTGGCCCCAACGGCCTCGACCTCGATAAGCTGACCAACGATATCCAAGATTGGCAGGTGCGTCGCGCCGCTGAGTACATGACTCACGCGCCCAACGCCTCCATCAACTCGGTGGGCGGTGTGATCACGGAAATTAACTCCGTGAACTTCGTTAACCCCCGGCAGTGGCTATCGACCTCTCACTTTGTACTGGGCTTCTTCTTCCTGATTGGCCACCTCTGGCATGCTGGTCGCGCTCGCGCGGCTGAGGCAGGCTTCGAGAAGGGTATCGATCGCGAAACTGAACCCGTGCTCGCTATGGGCGACCTCGACTAAGGTTGAGGCCAGCCTAAGGCTCAATAAGAAAAGCTCCTGCCCTAGGGCAGGAGCTTTTTTGTTGTGAAGTAGGTGAATGGAACACAGCGGCACCGCGCCTTAGCCAGATAGCAGGCTAAGCTCTACTGGCAAAAACCTTTTTGAGGACACTACGGCAATTAAAAAGCCGCTGATCGACATCAGCGGCCCTAAGCGTCAATAAATTTCTGGCTCTGGCAGTGGGACAATAAAATTAGAGGGGTCATTGAGATAGCGGATGGTGTCTTCTTCAAGGCGGTGGACTAGGTATGGCTCGAGGGCGTCAGAGTGACGGAGGGCGGCTAGGTAGCCTTCAAGGTAAAGACGCAGCTCGCTGGTGCGATAGCCTCGGTTCCACTGGTCGACGAAGGCATCGGTAATCCGTTGATAGTACCGAACAGCTTTGGCATCCTGAAGCATGGGAGGTAGACCTATAAACTCGGCGGTGGTTAGGGGTAGATCTCGCTCTGTAACTAAATTTTCCCCCAAAGGGTGAAAAACCTGATGAGTTTCTTAACGTACCGTTATACGTATCTTTATACACCGTTTGCCTAGGGCAAGGAGTGCGGATTATGACACTATCTAGGCGACGGTTTTGGGGGGAGCGAAATTTTGGAGTTGGCTAAGGGCTTGGGCAAAACAGAACGGTAAGCGGCTAGGGTGTGATGGGCGATCGCATCCCAGTCGTAACACTCTCTAGCATAGGCTCTAGCTCGCTGCCCCCGTAGCTGCCGTTGGGCAGAATCTTTCAGCGCCTCAACTAAGGCTTGGGCTACACCGTCTACGCTCAAGTCGCACACCCAGCCGCTGCCGCTGCTGGTAATGTCAGGCCAGATGTATACGCCTTTAGACACTACCACCGGCACCCCCGCCGCCATGGCTTCCGCTACGGCAATGCCAAAATTCTCGTAGTAGGAGGGCAGCACGAATAGATCGGCAGCTTGTAGCAGGGCGGCTTTGGTATTGCCGGTGACAAAACCCGTGAGCGCGGTGCGATCGCCCAGTGAAGTAGCCCGCAGGCGATCGCCAATAGCCTGCTCATAGGCAGGATCCTGAGGATTTCCCCCCGCCAGCACCAGATGAAACTCTACGCCCTGAGCCGTGAGCTGCTCTAGAGCCGGCAGCAGCAAATCGAGCCCCTTTTTAGGATCTAGTCTAGAGAGGTAGAGCAGGAGAGGGCGATTATGAGGGATTCCTAGCTGGGCTAAGATTTGCTGACGTTCATCCACAGGTAATGCTTTTGGCGGCTGTACTCCCAGAGGGATCACCCAATCCTGAGTGCTGGCCCCAAACCGATAGGAGACTTCTGCCTCGATCGGGCTGGTGAAATGCAGCGCCGCCGCCCCACCAATATTGGGGGCCTCAAACAGCCGTCCGTAGATCTGCTTGAGGCGCTTTTTTTTCTGCAAATCTGCCGGGTCAAGGGTGCCCAGGGGGCGCAGCACGTAGGGCAGGCCGCGATCGCGCGCCACCGTTGCCGCCGCCGTGCTTAGGGGCGAAAACAACGCGTGAATGTGGACCAGGTCAAACTCATGGGCGTGCTGGTAGAGCCAGGCCAAAAGCCCCGCCGAAAACTTGTACCGCCGCCAGGGCGAACAGGCAAAGTAACGCACCGTATAGTTCTCTTCCTGTACCGGTACGCCTAAGGGAACCGCCAGCGGTGACTGACCTGAATCGCCATTGGCGTTAGTGGTAAGAATGGTTACCTCCGCCCCTGCCGCTGCCAAGCCCTGGGCAAAGCCGCGCACCATCTGGCTCGGACCGCCGTAGATAAGGGAGATGGAGGGGACGATTTGGAGGATGCGCATGGGGAAGTAGGGGAGTGGGGGTGAGGGGGTGGATGGGTAGGCGGGGGAAAGCTGGGTGAATCAGTTTTGAGTTTTGAGTTGGGCTTGAAGCTAAATTCAACATTCAAAGCTTCTCTATCTCCCTCACCTTCCCCATCTCCTCATCTTCCTTGCCTCCCTCATCCCTCGACCCCAATCTCCCGGTAAAACTCCAACAGCTGCTTCGCCAGTGCCCGGTTCGTGTAGCGGCTCATGGCGCGGTGATGACCTGCTTCTGCTAAGGCCTGCCGCTGTTCGGGATTCTCCAGCAGGAGGCGAAGGCAATTGGCTAGTTCAGGGGCATTGCCTTCGGGAAAGACGAGGCCAGACTGGTCGATGACGTGGGGAATCTCGCCGGAGTCGGAACCAATCACGGGGACGGCGCAGGCCATGGCTTCGATCAGCACGTGGCCGAATTGTTCTTTCCAGCCTTTGGAGGTGAGGGTTTTGAAGGTATTGGTGGTTTCGGAGGGCAGCACTAGGGTGTGCATGAGGTTGATGTAATTGGGGACCTGATCGTGGGGAATGTCGGTCACCCAGCGGAGGCGATCGCCGATGCTCAACCCATCAGCCTTGGCCTGAATGGTATCCCGCAGCTCTCCCCGACCCACTAGCAGCCACACCCAGGGCTGAGGATGATCTCTTAGAGTCGCCAGGGCGTCGCAGAGAGTAAGCAATCCCTTTTCTTCGACGAAGCGACCACAGTAGCCCACTACAAAGGCATCGCTGGCGATGGCGAGGGCCTGGGACAACTCTGGTTGGGGTTGGGGACGAAACAGGGTTTCGTCGACGCCGAGCTGAGGCATCACCTGATAGGGGGCCGTGTAGCCGCGATCGCGTAAGATATCGGCCCCGTCCTGGTTGCCCACCACTAGACCGTGGGTATGCCGCAGGTTGTAGGCTTCGAGGGCCGAGATAGGGAATTTGAGCTGGTAGGGCAAGTTCCACCAGGTAAAAAGGACGTTTTTGGCCTTAAGGCCTAGCAGGCGGTTGAGGGTGATGGTTTGGGTGTAGGCCAGCGCTTTAGCACCCTGCTCAACCTGAATCACTTGGGGCCGAAACCTTCGCAGCAAGCTAACCAGATCGGGGCCAAAGGTGAGCAACCCTTGGTTGTTTTGGCTGAGATTGCTGAGGGGCTGCACCCGAAAGTTGCCCGCCTGGAGGGGTTCAGACACAATCAGCCGGTTTTGCACGCCGCCGGGCTGCCAGCGGCGAGGAACGCCCACCACTACCTCTATCTCTGGGGAAAGCTGGGCTAGGGCGCGCAGCTTTTCGCGGTTGAGGTCAACGATATAAGTGTGGCTGAGCACGAGCACACGCATGGTTGGCAACATCTGCAAAAAGGGGCACCTCTAGGTTGCCCAAAGGGTGCTTAGGGGTTGCACCGGTCAGCCATCCTGGCAGGGCGATCGCTGCCAGGGCTGCTCGCATGCCTTTAGCCATCGCTTTGGGAAACTATGCCCTCATCCCTGCGATCGCCTGCTGCCCGCTTGGCCTGGCCGTAGCGAATCGGTCCCCTAGCTGTTTTGGGATCGACCACTTGCCCTCGCTGTCGGACAACAATTTCCCCCTCGGCGGCTAGCTCAACCCCGACCTCACGGACAGCAGGCATCAACTCGCGCCAGTCTTCATGACTGAGGGCGCGGGCGACTTCAGAGGGGCAGATCGTTTTGCTGGGGCCGCGCTGGGCAAGCAAACCGAGCAAGGTGGCGCGCAGGTCAGCAGAAACGGTCATGGCCCCAAGGCGAGGAATTCGTCCATGAGGGTATTGACCTGGTGAGGGCGCTCCTGCTGCACCCAATGGCTGCAATGGGGAATGTAGCGCAGGCGCAGATGGCGCACGTAGTCTTCAGTGCCAAGGGAAAGTTCTTTGCCCAAGGCTGCATCGGCTTCGCCCCAAATCAGCAGGGTGGGTACTTCGAGAATGCCCCAGGGTTGCCACTGTGGGCCGCTAAAGCTCAAAGCCCGGTAGTAGTTGACCATGGCGGTGAGGGCACCAGGCTTGGCAGCGGCGGTCTTGTAGGCTCGTAGATCGGCGTCGCTAAAGGTACTTTTATCGACGGCCATGCCCAGCAACATTTGCTCGATCGCCCAGTAGTCGCCCGCCTGCAATAGTAGTTCGGGCAGCAGCGGTAGCTGAAAGGCCCCGATATACCAACTGCGCAACAGCTGCTGGGGATGGCGTAGCCCTTCGGCAAACTTGGCTGGGTGGGGAATATTCATCACGATCAGCGACTCGAGCAGTTCGGGGTGGGCGTAGGCAAAGGCCCAAGCGATCGCGCCTCCCCAGTCGTGCCCTACCAGTACCGCGCGGTCATAGCCCAAGGCGGCGATCGCCCCCCGTACATCCTCCACTAAGACATCCAGGCGATAGGCATTGACATCTGAGGGCTTGTCGCTGTCGTTGTAGCCCCGTAGGTCCAGGGCGACGCAGGTATATTTGGCCGCAAAATGGTCGAGCTGGTGCCGCCAGGAGTACCAAAATTCTGGAAAGCCATGCAAAAACAGCATCAGCGGCCCTTGGCCCTGGCGGACGTAGTGCAGGCGCAGGCCATTAGTTTGCAGAAACCCGTGCTGTTTGCTGACAGTTGCGGTCATGGCACCACCGGGGCCAACGTCTCCTTAACTATACTGAGAACTCCTAGGGCTGGGGGCGATCCCCCTGACTTGGACCGGGTTGTCAGTTACGTAAATATATTTAACCCATTTCTCCCAACCCCCGGATGCTGATTTTTACCACCTGTAAATGGTAGGGAGCACAGCAGAAGCTGACGTTGTGTGGGTGGCCTTCACAACACCTAACCAGATCACAGCTCAGAGTCGTTTGCTCA is a window encoding:
- the psbC gene encoding photosystem II reaction center protein CP43, whose amino-acid sequence is MVTLSSNSYIAGRDQESTGFAWWSGNARLINLSGKLLGAHVAHSGLIVFWAGAMTLFEVAHFVPDKPLYEQGFILLPHLATLGWGVGPGGEVINTFPYFVVGVLHLISSAVLGLGGIYHALRGPEVLEEYSSFFGYDWKDKNQMTNIIGYHLILLGCGALLLVLKACVFGGVYDTWAPGGGDVRIITNPTLNPAVIFGYLLGSPFGGDGWIVGVNNMEDIIGGHIWVGLICIAGGIWHILTKPFGWARRALIWSGEAYLSYSLGALSLMGFIASCYVWFNNTAYPSEFYGPTNAESSQAQAMTFLVRDMRLGANIGAAQGPTGLGKYLMRSPTGEIIFGGETMRFWDFQGPWLEPLRGPNGLDLDKLTNDIQDWQVRRAAEYMTHAPNASINSVGGVITEINSVNFVNPRQWLSTSHFVLGFFFLIGHLWHAGRARAAEAGFEKGIDRETEPVLAMGDLD
- a CDS encoding DUF6761 family protein, which codes for MLQDAKAVRYYQRITDAFVDQWNRGYRTSELRLYLEGYLAALRHSDALEPYLVHRLEEDTIRYLNDPSNFIVPLPEPEIY
- the hpsP gene encoding hormogonium polysaccharide biosynthesis glycosyltransferase HpsP, which produces MRILQIVPSISLIYGGPSQMVRGFAQGLAAAGAEVTILTTNANGDSGQSPLAVPLGVPVQEENYTVRYFACSPWRRYKFSAGLLAWLYQHAHEFDLVHIHALFSPLSTAAATVARDRGLPYVLRPLGTLDPADLQKKKRLKQIYGRLFEAPNIGGAAALHFTSPIEAEVSYRFGASTQDWVIPLGVQPPKALPVDERQQILAQLGIPHNRPLLLYLSRLDPKKGLDLLLPALEQLTAQGVEFHLVLAGGNPQDPAYEQAIGDRLRATSLGDRTALTGFVTGNTKAALLQAADLFVLPSYYENFGIAVAEAMAAGVPVVVSKGVYIWPDITSSGSGWVCDLSVDGVAQALVEALKDSAQRQLRGQRARAYARECYDWDAIAHHTLAAYRSVLPKPLANSKISLPPKPSPR
- the hpsO gene encoding hormogonium polysaccharide biosynthesis glycosyltransferase HpsO, with product MRVLVLSHTYIVDLNREKLRALAQLSPEIEVVVGVPRRWQPGGVQNRLIVSEPLQAGNFRVQPLSNLSQNNQGLLTFGPDLVSLLRRFRPQVIQVEQGAKALAYTQTITLNRLLGLKAKNVLFTWWNLPYQLKFPISALEAYNLRHTHGLVVGNQDGADILRDRGYTAPYQVMPQLGVDETLFRPQPQPELSQALAIASDAFVVGYCGRFVEEKGLLTLCDALATLRDHPQPWVWLLVGRGELRDTIQAKADGLSIGDRLRWVTDIPHDQVPNYINLMHTLVLPSETTNTFKTLTSKGWKEQFGHVLIEAMACAVPVIGSDSGEIPHVIDQSGLVFPEGNAPELANCLRLLLENPEQRQALAEAGHHRAMSRYTNRALAKQLLEFYREIGVEG
- a CDS encoding DUF3253 domain-containing protein; amino-acid sequence: MTVSADLRATLLGLLAQRGPSKTICPSEVARALSHEDWRELMPAVREVGVELAAEGEIVVRQRGQVVDPKTARGPIRYGQAKRAAGDRRDEGIVSQSDG
- a CDS encoding alpha/beta fold hydrolase — translated: MTATVSKQHGFLQTNGLRLHYVRQGQGPLMLFLHGFPEFWYSWRHQLDHFAAKYTCVALDLRGYNDSDKPSDVNAYRLDVLVEDVRGAIAALGYDRAVLVGHDWGGAIAWAFAYAHPELLESLIVMNIPHPAKFAEGLRHPQQLLRSWYIGAFQLPLLPELLLQAGDYWAIEQMLLGMAVDKSTFSDADLRAYKTAAAKPGALTAMVNYYRALSFSGPQWQPWGILEVPTLLIWGEADAALGKELSLGTEDYVRHLRLRYIPHCSHWVQQERPHQVNTLMDEFLALGP